From Candidatus Methylomirabilota bacterium, one genomic window encodes:
- a CDS encoding response regulator translates to MPKTTRLVSIVDDDHSVRRALRRLVQFAGFTAETFASAEDFLSSASLVGTACLVLDIHLNGGMSGFELQAQLTADSIVIPIIFITAHDDVLTRERIENSRAAAYLIKPFNDELLLDAIRGAVGGSDLRRNAAPVRM, encoded by the coding sequence ATGCCCAAGACCACACGGCTAGTTTCCATCGTTGACGATGACCACTCGGTCCGCCGAGCGCTTCGTCGGCTGGTTCAGTTTGCCGGTTTCACCGCCGAGACGTTCGCATCGGCGGAAGATTTTCTGAGCTCAGCGTCTCTGGTCGGGACTGCCTGCCTGGTGCTGGACATCCACCTGAATGGTGGAATGAGCGGTTTCGAGCTTCAGGCGCAGTTGACCGCCGACAGTATCGTCATCCCGATCATCTTCATCACCGCCCATGACGATGTCCTCACGCGCGAGCGCATCGAAAACTCCAGAGCGGCCGCGTACCTCATCAAGCCATTCAACGACGAGCTCTTGCTCGATGCGATCCGTGGAGCGGTCGGTGGGTCCGACCTGCGACGCAACGCTGCTCCAGTCAGGATGTGA